The following coding sequences are from one Bacteroidota bacterium window:
- a CDS encoding endonuclease domain-containing protein: protein MLDIRRILRVNSTSAEEILWEEIRNKKLNGLKFKRQHSIGNYVVDFYCASKRLIIELDGEVHNTEEQKEKDQHRDQNLKEMNFKILRISNSQVLNDIETVKRLLLS from the coding sequence ATGCTTGACATAAGACGAATTCTTCGAGTTAATTCTACTTCCGCAGAAGAAATCTTGTGGGAAGAAATTCGCAACAAAAAATTAAACGGATTAAAATTTAAACGACAACATAGTATCGGCAATTATGTGGTAGATTTCTATTGTGCATCCAAAAGATTGATTATCGAATTAGATGGTGAAGTTCACAATACTGAAGAACAAAAAGAAAAAGATCAACACAGAGATCAAAATTTGAAGGAAATGAATTTTAAAATCCTAAGAATATCCAATTCCCAGGTATTAAATGATATAGAAACAGTTAAACGTTTACTTTTATCATAA